In Denitratisoma sp. DHT3, one DNA window encodes the following:
- a CDS encoding thiamine pyrophosphate-dependent dehydrogenase E1 component subunit alpha, with the protein MTLSKDQQREAYRRMLSIRSFEQAAARQIDNGEIPGAVHSSIGQEAAIVGACMALRDTDYITGTHRSHGHPIGKGAKLPPLMAELMGRTTGICKGRGGSMHLADSSVGIIGESAIVGGGIPIATGAGLSAHVRGTDQVSLCFFGDGATNEGSFHESLNMAAIWKLPVIYFCENNLYAATTPLRSSHGQPDVAHRAAGYGMPGVIVDGQDLEAVHAATGAAVARARRGEGPTLIEAKTYRFDEHAIGLFLPSIYRSSEEVDRYKRERDPLALYRQALLAAGHGEAELAALEQSVSRQVDEAVEFARNSPHPDPAEVYEFMYSNPINYPRAERQSS; encoded by the coding sequence ATGACACTGAGCAAAGACCAGCAACGGGAAGCCTACCGCCGCATGCTCTCCATCCGCAGCTTCGAACAGGCGGCCGCCCGGCAGATCGACAACGGCGAGATTCCCGGCGCCGTCCATTCCAGCATCGGCCAGGAGGCCGCCATCGTCGGCGCCTGCATGGCGTTGCGCGACACCGACTACATTACCGGCACCCACCGCTCCCATGGCCACCCCATCGGCAAGGGCGCGAAACTGCCGCCCCTGATGGCGGAGCTGATGGGCAGGACCACCGGCATCTGCAAGGGCCGCGGCGGCTCCATGCACCTGGCCGACAGCAGTGTCGGCATCATCGGCGAGTCCGCCATCGTCGGCGGCGGCATCCCGATCGCCACCGGCGCCGGCTTGAGCGCCCATGTGCGCGGCACGGACCAGGTGAGCCTGTGCTTCTTCGGCGATGGCGCCACCAACGAAGGCAGCTTCCACGAAAGCCTCAACATGGCGGCCATCTGGAAACTGCCGGTGATCTATTTCTGCGAGAACAATCTCTACGCCGCCACCACCCCCTTGCGCAGCAGTCACGGCCAGCCGGATGTCGCCCATCGCGCCGCCGGCTACGGCATGCCCGGCGTGATCGTGGACGGCCAGGACCTCGAAGCGGTCCATGCGGCCACCGGCGCCGCCGTGGCGCGGGCCCGGCGCGGCGAAGGACCGACGCTGATCGAAGCCAAGACCTATCGCTTCGACGAGCATGCGATCGGCCTGTTCCTGCCCTCCATCTACCGCAGCAGCGAGGAAGTGGACCGCTACAAGCGGGAGCGCGATCCCCTGGCGCTCTACCGCCAGGCGCTGCTGGCCGCCGGCCATGGCGAGGCGGAGCTGGCGGCCCTTGAGCAGAGCGTGAGCCGCCAGGTGGACGAGGCCGTGGAATTCGCCCGCAACAGCCCCCACCCCGACCCGGCGGAGGTCTACGAGTTCATGTACAGCAATCCGATCAACTATCCCCGTGCGGAGCGCCAATCGTCATGA
- a CDS encoding alpha-ketoacid dehydrogenase subunit beta: MTSQRLSYLSAILEAQKEEMERDPSVIMMGEDIALYSATGVLGKLDNKRLWSTPISELGFTGMGVGAAMTGLRPIVDLTIASFAYLASDQIINQAAKVRYLTGGQARVPIVFRMSMWHNQANAAQHSDRPYPMFMNVPGLKIIAPSGARDMKGMLKAAIRDDDPVLVFEDNDLWMKSEDVPSDPDFLVPLGKAAVKREGRDVTIVSIAGCILHTLPAAEQLAGEGIEAEVIDLRSLAPLDTDSILASVAKTGRLVIVDYAHRTNSAAAEIAAIVAEEAFDALKAPIQRVTTPDVHIPFSPKLERPLYPNKDKVVAAVKKIIK, translated from the coding sequence ATGACCAGCCAGCGCCTGAGCTATTTGAGCGCCATCCTCGAAGCGCAGAAGGAGGAAATGGAGCGCGACCCCAGCGTCATCATGATGGGCGAGGACATCGCGCTCTACTCGGCCACCGGCGTCCTCGGCAAGCTGGACAACAAGCGCCTGTGGAGCACGCCGATCTCGGAACTGGGTTTCACCGGCATGGGCGTCGGCGCCGCCATGACCGGCCTGCGGCCGATCGTGGACCTCACCATCGCCAGCTTCGCCTACCTGGCCTCCGACCAGATCATCAACCAGGCCGCCAAGGTGCGCTACCTGACCGGCGGCCAGGCGCGGGTGCCGATCGTCTTCCGCATGTCGATGTGGCACAACCAGGCCAATGCCGCTCAGCATTCCGACCGCCCCTACCCCATGTTCATGAACGTGCCGGGCCTGAAGATCATCGCCCCGTCCGGCGCCCGGGACATGAAAGGCATGCTGAAGGCGGCCATCCGCGACGACGATCCGGTGCTGGTGTTCGAGGACAACGATCTCTGGATGAAATCGGAAGACGTCCCCAGCGATCCGGACTTCCTGGTTCCCCTGGGCAAGGCCGCGGTGAAGCGCGAGGGCCGCGACGTCACCATCGTCTCCATCGCCGGCTGCATCCTCCACACCCTGCCCGCCGCTGAGCAGCTGGCCGGCGAAGGCATCGAGGCCGAAGTCATCGACCTGCGCAGCCTCGCGCCGCTCGACACCGACAGCATCCTCGCCTCCGTGGCCAAGACCGGGCGCCTGGTCATCGTCGATTATGCCCACCGCACCAACAGCGCGGCGGCGGAAATCGCCGCGATCGTCGCCGAGGAAGCCTTCGACGCGCTCAAGGCGCCCATCCAGCGGGTCACCACGCCCGACGTCCATATTCCCTTCAGCCCCAAGCTGGAGCGCCCGCTCTATCCCAACAAGGACAAGGTGGTGGCGGCGGTCAAGAAAATCATCAAGTAG
- a CDS encoding biotin/lipoyl-containing protein: MANRFVMPKLGMGITEASVLKWLKAEGEMVVEGEPLVEIETAKAIEERAATASGRLVKILVAEGEVVEVLRTIAIIAKDGEDYRALLD, from the coding sequence ATGGCAAACCGATTCGTCATGCCCAAGCTGGGCATGGGCATTACCGAAGCGTCCGTCCTGAAATGGCTCAAGGCCGAGGGCGAGATGGTCGTCGAAGGCGAACCCCTGGTGGAAATCGAGACCGCCAAGGCGATCGAGGAACGCGCCGCCACGGCCAGCGGCCGGCTGGTGAAGATCCTGGTCGCGGAAGGCGAGGTGGTGGAGGTGCTGCGCACCATCGCCATCATCGCCAAGGACGGCGAGGACTACCGGGCGCTGCTGGACTGA